The Carnobacterium divergens nucleotide sequence ACCTGAAGATGAATTGGGCTATATCACGATTCATATTGAGCGACTAAGCAATTTAACATGAGTAAAAGAAGTTTGAATTTGGAGGAATTTTAAAATGAAAAAAGAGTCATTAGCAAAAAGATATGGAATTGCCTTATCTTATATTGCAGTATCAGTAGTTTCGTTATTAATTTTTTGGGCACTTTCACTAACAGGCGTGGGTGCTTTTGTAGGGATTTTTAATGCCTATAAATTGATCTTTCCGTTAATTGTTTCTATTTCTGTAGCAACTGGGATTGGCTTTGATCACAGTGGTGCTTCTGCTTTAGCTGGAGCTGTCGGTTACTTAGTGTTTGGGTCTTCATTTTCAGTCTTAGTTGATCCTAAAACAGCATTTCTAGTAACATCTCCGATTAAATTATTTGGTTCAGTAGGATTAGACCAACTCTTCTTTATCCTTTGTGGATTGTTCATGGGAATGGTTGCTGGCGTATTGTATAACAAATTTTACAACATCAAAATGCCAGAATGGTTGGCTTTCTTTGGTGGACGTCGTTTCGTTCCAATCGTAACCAGCGTTGTCGCTTTGTTTATCGGTTCATTTATTGCCAACGTTGTTATTCCACATTTATAAGAGTTAAATAGGAGGATTTTAATCATGTTAAATCAAATGCAAAAAATTGGGAAAGCGTTAATGCTTCCAATCGCAGTATTACCTGCTGCTGGGTTGTTAAATCGACTTGGTGCAGCAGATGTNNNNNNNNNNNNNNNNNNNNNNNNNNNNNNNNNNNNNNNNNNNNNNNNNNNNNNNNNNNNNNNNNNNNNNNNNNNNNNNNNNNNNNNNNNNNNNNNNNNNGCAGGAGCACGTGGTGTTGTGAAAATCAACGAAACAGCTGTTCAGGTTATTGTTGGAACCGATGTTGAGTTTATTGCAGATAAATTAAAAAATGAATTAGATAAATAAAACTAAAAAACCCGTGATTTTCAACTTGAAAATCACGGGTTTTTATTTTAATTGCGGATATTTTTAGATAAGAATAGAGTTATTGATTTGTTAATTTTATGAAAATTTTGCACTTCCTACACTGGTTAGGTATAATGGAGGATAGGATGAGCTTACTGGGCAAAAAAATGCATAGTTATCTTTAAGCTGAACGCAAAATTTGCCATCCGTATTAAACGCTTTATTGAATCCAAGGAGGGTTACAATATGAAAAAAATACTAGTAGTAGATGATGAGAAGCCGATTTCAGATATTGTGAAATTTAATTTAACTAAAGAAGGATATGAAGTTTTTACAGCGTATGATGGAGAAGAAGCCTTAGCGATGGTACCCGATGTGGAACCAGATTTAATCTTATTAGATTTAATGTTGCCAAAGGTTGATGGTTTAGAAGTGTGTCGTGAAGTTCGTAAAAATTATGATATGCCGATTATTATGGTAACAGCTAAAGATTCAGAAATCGATAAAGTTTTAGGACTTGAATTAGGAGCAGATGACTATGTTACGAAGCCTTTTTCAAATCGTGAATTAGTAGCGCGAGTTAAAGCCAATTTAAGAAGACACGGTTCAATTGGAACAGCTGTTGTGGAAGAAGAAGACAACAATGAGATTGAAGTAGGTGCGTTAACGGTGCATCCCGATGCCTATATCGTTTCAAAACGTGGTGAAAAAATTGAATTGACGCATCGCGAATTTGAATTGCTGCACTATTTAGCAAAACATCTAGGACAAGTTATGACAAGAGAACATTTGTTGCAAACGGTTTGGGGATATGACTATTTTGGTGATGTTCGAACAGTCGATGTAACCGTAAGACGTTTAAGAGAAAAAATTGAAGACAATCCTAGTCATCCAGCTTGGTTAGTAACAAGACGTGGTGTTGGGTACTATTTGAGAAACCCTGAACAGGAGTAATCGTTCATGAATAAACGAATTAAAATTTTTCAATCCATCCATTTTAAAATTGTTATTGTATTTGTATTTCTGTTAATCGTAGCGCTAGAAATTATTGGTGCTTATTTTGTCGGACAATTGGAAACACAAATGGTTGATAATTTTCAAGAACAAATGAGGCTAAGAGTGGGATTTTTGGATAACAATCTGCAACCCTTATTAAAAAAGCCCGATTCCAAAAATTTTGAATCGGATGTTAGGAGATTGTTAACGGACTTCTCGGCTAAAAATGTCATTAAAGCAGAAGTGATAGATGGGAAATATTATATTGTTGGGACAAGTGATTACCAAGAAAACATGGTAGGACGCAAATCTACGGACTTTGACGTTAAGCAGGCATTGTTAGTTGGAAGTGAAATAACAAGGCAGTATTCAGACGAAAGCACCAATGAACGTGTTTGGAAATTGGTTGTGCCGATTATTTCAGATGACAATAAGGTGCTAGGAGTCATTAATTTAGAGTCGAATATTGAATCAGTATACGATCAAATTAACGATATTACGCTCATTTTCTTTAGAGCATCAATGATTGCAGCGGTGGTTACAGTCATTTTAGCGCTGTTTATTTCCCGGGCAATAACGAAACCTATTTCCGAAATGAAAAAACAAGCGATTCAAATGGCTGAAGGAGATTATTCCGGACAAGTGAAGATTTACGGACAAGATGAACTTGGTCAGTTGTCACTGGCTGTTAATAACCTTTCTACAAAAGTAGAAGAAGCACAAGAATCGACAGAAGCGGAGAGACGTAGGTTAGATGGTGTGCTAGCACATATGTCAGATGGTGTTGTGGCTACAGATCGTCGTGGGAAAGTCGTTATTATCAACGAAACAGCGTTGGATTTACTGAATTTAACACAAGATTACGCTTTAGGACACTCTATTTTAGAAATTCTAAAAATCGAGCATCATTTTACGTTCCGTCAGTTGTTAGAAACACAAGAAGAGTTGATATTGGATTTCTCAACAGAAGAGAATGAAGTGACTTTACGTGGTGAATTTTCATTGATTCAAAGAGAGACTGGATTTATTAGCGGTTTAGTTTGTGTGTTACATGATATTACGGAACAAGAAAAAGTGGAGCGTGAACGTCGTGACTTTGTATCAAATGTCTCTCATGAATTGAGAACGCCATTAACCAGTATGAGAAGTTATTTAGAAGCATTGAATGATGGGGCATGGAAGGATCCTGAAATCGCACCTAAATTCTTAGCAGTTACTCAAGAAGAAACAGATCGCATGATCCGCATGATTAGTGATTTGCTAAATCTTTCGCGAATGGATGCAGGAAAAGATGTTCTTTCATTGGAATATGTCAATATCAATGAATTGTTTAGCCATGTGCTAAATCGGTTTGATATGATGATTCAATCCAATGACAAACCTGAAAAACCTTTTGTCATTAAACGCGAATTTACCAAACGTGATTTATGGGTTGAAGTTGATGCGGATAAAATGATTCAAGTAATGGATAATATTATGAATAACGCTATCAAGTATTCGCCAGCAGGAGGAACCATTACATGCCGATTGGTTGAAACGCACAATAGTGTTGTTTTAAGCATAGCCGACGAAGGCTTAGGAGTTCCTAAAAAGGATATTCCGCATGTCTTTGACCGTTTCTTTAGAGTAGATAAAGCCCGTGCTAGATCAATGGGTGGAACAGGGCTAGGTTTAGCAATTTCAAAAGAAGTTGTACAAAAACATGGTGGGAAAATTTGGTTAGAAAGTGCTGAAAATGTAGGATCAACCTTTTTCATTGCCTTACCTTATGTTCCATATGAGGAGGATGAATGGGAATGAAAAGCATGCATTTTATTCGAGGATTTTTGATTTTTCTAGTCGCCTTAAGTTTAGTATTAACGTGGGCGATTTGGACAATGCCAGGAAAAGATGAAAAAAAAGCGAATAGCAATACGAGTAAACTCTCAGAAATTACCGTTTCTAGAAAAGACAATGAAGTCTTTGTTCCGACAATGGTTGTTCTCCATAAAAACAACATGAAGGAATTGACGGTAGATACTGACATAATGAGAAATTTTAACAAAGAATTTGCAACATGGTCATTTGCTTCGATTGATTCTTCAGAAGTATATTCAGGAGAAGACTACACTGAGAAACTTTCAGAAAATAATAATGTTGAGCTTGTTTTTCCAAATGAATTGCCATTAGGGTTATTTAGTAAGTTTTTTGGGAAACTAGCAAATGTCTATAAAAATGAAACCTTCCAAAGAATTACTGTTTCATTAGATGATCCCACTAGCATTCATTTTTACAATGACCGCGAACAGAAAATTTACTCAGGTGAGCTAGAGAATGGCGATAAGAAAAAACTTAATGAGCTGTTAGATGCTGATGATAAAAACTACACATCGGTTTCTCTTCAAAAGCTAGGAAGTAAGTACGTGTACCTGCCAACAGAAGAAGTGAAATTGCCACAGTATGCGTATATGGTAGAAACACAACCCAATAGTTTCTTCATTTATCGTTTGTTTGATGATACCTCTGAAGTCAAAGAATCAACTGCAGAGGCAGGTTATGAACAATTCAATGATAATATTAGCCGAATGAAAGTAAGTCAATCTACGAATATTTTGTCGTATTATCGTAATCGAACAACTACAAACAAACTTGATTTAGTTGATATGCTGAAAAGTAGTTTCTATGAATTACAAAAATATGAAAATTGGCCTGGATCCGTTCATTATTTTAATTACAATAACCAAAAACAACAAGCCATCTACAGGCGTTACATTGAAGGATATCCAATTTTTAGCAACACTAGTCAAACTAGCACGAATGAAGACGATTTGGGAGCGACTTATATTACCGTATCAGAAAATGGGTTATCACAATTGCAAGTGCCTTTAATTGTTGCTCAGACTCCTTTATCGGATAAAGAAGACGAAAAACAGTTGGCAAAAGGCAGCGATATTTTAGCTTCCTTGAATCAAGTTGGAATTGAAAATGAACAAATCGAAGGTCTTGAAATTGGGTATTGTTGGACGAATAGTAAAGAGTCTAGTCGTGTTGTCGATCTTGAACCTAGTTGGTATGCATGTATCAATGGAGTCTGGTTAAACGCAGAAAGTTTAATTAGACAAAAAGGAGGAGCTACAGATGGACTTTAAACGAATAGAGATTATTTTTACCATTACATTTCTATGCTTAAATATCTTTTTGCTCTCTTCTTATTTGGACAAAAATAAAATTGTATCGTATCAAAATGACAGTAGCTTGAAAATCAATACTTTGGAAGAAATGAAGAAGGAATCAATTGAAGTACCTTCAAAATTATCGGATGAGAAAATAGCGGTTCCCTTTGTTAAAGCTGAAAATGAAGATCTTTTAGAACAAAATTTATCAAAACTAAACAAACAAACAGTCAAACGGATGGAAAGTAGCAATTTATTATACAGTATTTTAACGAGTTCTTTTGAATTGATGCCAGCAGGACGTGAGTTTAAGCGTTCTGATTTAGCAAAAGTGGATGAATTTATTAAAAATGATCAAATTCTTTTTGGTAGTGAGTATCAATATTTCAAATTTACTCCAGATAAAAAAGAGTTGGTGTATACTCAAGTTGCCAATAACATTCCAATCACAGATGGAACGGGCCAAATTACCTTCCATTTAGATAATGATAACCGTATTATTTCTTATGAACAAACCTATGCAGGACCTGTGAAGGTGACGGGTAAAAGTCGTGAGTTGATTTCTGAGAAGCGAGCTGTTGAATTGCTTTATCAAAATAGCGAAGTTCAAGCAAACAGTGAAGTTCGCAAGCCGATTTTAAGCTATCATCGAACATTAAGTCTAAAAGATTTAAGTATTTATGGACCTATTTGGTATATTGAAGTGAAAACGTCGAATGAAGTAAAAATTAAACTTGTAAATGCCATTGATGGATCAATTATTAAAGATTTGTCTAGTCGAACAGATGGAACTGATTCAGCTAGTGATGTGTCGGATGGGAATATGGAATAAATGAACAAGCTTCCTAAAATGAAGCTTGTTTTTTTAGTTAAATATAACCTTTCCTTATTTGCATTCCTCCATTTTTGATGTAAACTATAGAAGATAGATTGAGGAGGCACTAGTTTCATGATGATGGAGAATAATCAAGGATTAAAAGTCAGTATTCTAGCGAGTGGCAGCTCAGGAAATGTGACGTATATAGAGTCCGCCAATCAACGATTATTGGTAGACAGTGGGTTAAGTGGGAAAAAAGTAACCGAATTAATGAAGCAAATTGATCGCGATATTGCAGATGTTGATGGGATATTGGTTACACATGAACATCGTGACCATATTCACGGAGTAGGCGTCTTGGCTCGCAAATACAAGCTTGACGTATATGCAAATGAAAAAACATGGGCAGCAATGTCCCCTATTATTGGCGAAGTCAAAACAGAACAAAAACATATTTTTGAAATGGGCAAAGTAATGACAATCGGTGACATTGACGTGGAAAGCTTCGGCGTTTCTCATGATGCGGTGGAACCCCAATTTTATTGCTTCCATAAAAACAATAAACGTTTTGCAATGTTAACAGATACAGGTTATGTAAGTGACCGTATGCGAGGTGTGATTCAAAATGCAGATGCGTATCTTTTTGAAAGCAATCATGATTTAGAGATGCTTAGAATGGGCCAATACCCGTGGTCTTTAAAACAGCGTATCTTAGGCGATAAAGGACATTTATCAAATGAAGATGGCGCAATTGCTATGGCGGATGTATTAGGAGACGCAACTAAGCGAATTTATTTAGGACATTTAAGCAAGGATAACAATATTAAAGAATTGGCACATATGACGGCAACGGATATTTTAAAAGAAAAAGGGACAGGTGTTAATGAGACCTTTACTATCTATGATACAGACCCAGAAGTAGCCTCTCCGTTATTTAATGTATAAAATAAAGTCTCTGCATAAGTAAAATTATGTCAGAGCTTTTTTTCATACCACAAAATAATGTGAAACCTTATCGATTTTGAAGAAACTGTGATAGAATTAATAGAAGAATAGCGTATTTTTTCCTATAATATTCATATAAAATTCAAAAATTGAAGGTACACTAAGAGTATAAAATACAACTAAAGAGGTGGATGAAAAGTGAGATACGATGCAAATGGAAATCTTATTCCAGAAGAAAATAATCAAACAGAAGTAGAAAAAAATGAATTCGTAAGTTCAGAAAATGAAGCTAAAATATCGCAAGAATCTTCTCAAAATGTTTCACGGGAAACACCAAAAGAAACACCTAAAAGAGCTTCATCAAGCTCTTCGACGAATGGAAACGGTGGAAATGGAGGCGGTCGTCCGCCAAAAGAACCAGCAACGAATCCACCACGTAAATCGGGTGGTTCTTGGAAGAGTGGCTTAATCGGTGGACTAATTGGTGGTTTGATTATCGCTTTAGTCGGTGGTGGATTAGCATTCTCTTATCTACCAAAAGATAATAGCTCAGTACCAGACACTACAACCAATAAAGGCAACGTTGTAACGAGTAATGTCAAAGCAAACGTAACGACAGATACAACAAAGGCCGTTGAGCAAGTAGAAGATGCTGTGGTTTCAGTAGCGAATATGCAAAAACAAAACCAACAAGGAATGCTTGGTGGGGATTACAGCCAATCTAAAAGCAACGATAGTTCAAATTTAGAAACAACAAGTGAAGGTAGTGGCGTTATCTATAAAAAAGATGGCGATACGGCTTACGTTGTAACAAATAACCATGTAATCAACGGTTCAGATGCTGTTGAAGTCATTTTAAAAGATGGCACTAAAGTTCAAGCCAAAGTTATTGGATCGGATGTTTGGACAGATTTAGCAGTTTTATCAATCCCTTCTGAAAAAGTAAAAACGGTAGCGACATTTGGTGATTCAGATAGCATCAAAGTGGGCGAACCAGCAATCGCAATCGGCTCACCTCTTGGAACAAACTTTGCGACTTCTGTTACACAAGGAATTATTTCTGCGAAAAACAGAACCGTTGCAATGGACATTAACGAAGATGGCGTAGAAGATTGGGATATGACTGCTATCCAAACAGATGCTGCAATCAACCCAGGAAACTCTGGTGGGGCTCTAATCAACATCGCAGGACAAGTCATCGGAATCAATTCAATGAAAATTTCACAAGACACAGTTGAAGGAATGGGCTTTGCGATTCCAAGTAACGACGTTGTGAAAATTATTAGCGAATTAGAGAAAAATGGCGAAATCGTTCGTCCA carries:
- a CDS encoding PTS transporter subunit EIIC, with translation MKKESLAKRYGIALSYIAVSVVSLLIFWALSLTGVGAFVGIFNAYKLIFPLIVSISVATGIGFDHSGASALAGAVGYLVFGSSFSVLVDPKTAFLVTSPIKLFGSVGLDQLFFILCGLFMGMVAGVLYNKFYNIKMPEWLAFFGGRRFVPIVTSVVALFIGSFIANVVIPHL
- a CDS encoding MBL fold metallo-hydrolase encodes the protein MMENNQGLKVSILASGSSGNVTYIESANQRLLVDSGLSGKKVTELMKQIDRDIADVDGILVTHEHRDHIHGVGVLARKYKLDVYANEKTWAAMSPIIGEVKTEQKHIFEMGKVMTIGDIDVESFGVSHDAVEPQFYCFHKNNKRFAMLTDTGYVSDRMRGVIQNADAYLFESNHDLEMLRMGQYPWSLKQRILGDKGHLSNEDGAIAMADVLGDATKRIYLGHLSKDNNIKELAHMTATDILKEKGTGVNETFTIYDTDPEVASPLFNV
- the walK gene encoding cell wall metabolism sensor histidine kinase WalK yields the protein MNKRIKIFQSIHFKIVIVFVFLLIVALEIIGAYFVGQLETQMVDNFQEQMRLRVGFLDNNLQPLLKKPDSKNFESDVRRLLTDFSAKNVIKAEVIDGKYYIVGTSDYQENMVGRKSTDFDVKQALLVGSEITRQYSDESTNERVWKLVVPIISDDNKVLGVINLESNIESVYDQINDITLIFFRASMIAAVVTVILALFISRAITKPISEMKKQAIQMAEGDYSGQVKIYGQDELGQLSLAVNNLSTKVEEAQESTEAERRRLDGVLAHMSDGVVATDRRGKVVIINETALDLLNLTQDYALGHSILEILKIEHHFTFRQLLETQEELILDFSTEENEVTLRGEFSLIQRETGFISGLVCVLHDITEQEKVERERRDFVSNVSHELRTPLTSMRSYLEALNDGAWKDPEIAPKFLAVTQEETDRMIRMISDLLNLSRMDAGKDVLSLEYVNINELFSHVLNRFDMMIQSNDKPEKPFVIKREFTKRDLWVEVDADKMIQVMDNIMNNAIKYSPAGGTITCRLVETHNSVVLSIADEGLGVPKKDIPHVFDRFFRVDKARARSMGGTGLGLAISKEVVQKHGGKIWLESAENVGSTFFIALPYVPYEEDEWE
- the yycF gene encoding response regulator YycF, whose protein sequence is MKKILVVDDEKPISDIVKFNLTKEGYEVFTAYDGEEALAMVPDVEPDLILLDLMLPKVDGLEVCREVRKNYDMPIIMVTAKDSEIDKVLGLELGADDYVTKPFSNRELVARVKANLRRHGSIGTAVVEEEDNNEIEVGALTVHPDAYIVSKRGEKIELTHREFELLHYLAKHLGQVMTREHLLQTVWGYDYFGDVRTVDVTVRRLREKIEDNPSHPAWLVTRRGVGYYLRNPEQE
- a CDS encoding YycH family regulatory protein, with amino-acid sequence MKSMHFIRGFLIFLVALSLVLTWAIWTMPGKDEKKANSNTSKLSEITVSRKDNEVFVPTMVVLHKNNMKELTVDTDIMRNFNKEFATWSFASIDSSEVYSGEDYTEKLSENNNVELVFPNELPLGLFSKFFGKLANVYKNETFQRITVSLDDPTSIHFYNDREQKIYSGELENGDKKKLNELLDADDKNYTSVSLQKLGSKYVYLPTEEVKLPQYAYMVETQPNSFFIYRLFDDTSEVKESTAEAGYEQFNDNISRMKVSQSTNILSYYRNRTTTNKLDLVDMLKSSFYELQKYENWPGSVHYFNYNNQKQQAIYRRYIEGYPIFSNTSQTSTNEDDLGATYITVSENGLSQLQVPLIVAQTPLSDKEDEKQLAKGSDILASLNQVGIENEQIEGLEIGYCWTNSKESSRVVDLEPSWYACINGVWLNAESLIRQKGGATDGL
- a CDS encoding two-component system regulatory protein YycI yields the protein MDFKRIEIIFTITFLCLNIFLLSSYLDKNKIVSYQNDSSLKINTLEEMKKESIEVPSKLSDEKIAVPFVKAENEDLLEQNLSKLNKQTVKRMESSNLLYSILTSSFELMPAGREFKRSDLAKVDEFIKNDQILFGSEYQYFKFTPDKKELVYTQVANNIPITDGTGQITFHLDNDNRIISYEQTYAGPVKVTGKSRELISEKRAVELLYQNSEVQANSEVRKPILSYHRTLSLKDLSIYGPIWYIEVKTSNEVKIKLVNAIDGSIIKDLSSRTDGTDSASDVSDGNME
- a CDS encoding S1C family serine protease, which gives rise to MGGLIGGLIIALVGGGLAFSYLPKDNSSVPDTTTNKGNVVTSNVKANVTTDTTKAVEQVEDAVVSVANMQKQNQQGMLGGDYSQSKSNDSSNLETTSEGSGVIYKKDGDTAYVVTNNHVINGSDAVEVILKDGTKVQAKVIGSDVWTDLAVLSIPSEKVKTVATFGDSDSIKVGEPAIAIGSPLGTNFATSVTQGIISAKNRTVAMDINEDGVEDWDMTAIQTDAAINPGNSGGALINIAGQVIGINSMKISQDTVEGMGFAIPSNDVVKIISELEKNGEIVRPVLGVSLRDLSQISAQQQERVLKLPEKVTEGVVITDVQTNSAAEKAGLKQYDTIVEINGTPVTDNVSLRKVIYNLKVGDKVDVKYYRDGKEATANVTMEASKSL